In the genome of Fusobacterium necrogenes, one region contains:
- a CDS encoding energy transducer TonB, which translates to MNKKDNIFYFFLLALCIHLSFFLINKKRVSEDVPVLMNTNSAPLAINIKTSFTKREKIISAEKEIALANKSENKPVLEKIEKPKKKILEPDIKSKLKNSKKEVETRKKNIEKIETKSSKEIKKDKLLTIEQNSIDNNYQIDFGRNFSIETDGILVAESSDGIQYKILKQIEPNYPVQAKKVRYKNKVTVSVRFLVGLNGSIEKIDIIKSHKKLGFDDEVLKALKQWKFNPIYYKNKNIKVFFTKEFIFEYN; encoded by the coding sequence ATGAATAAAAAAGATAATATTTTTTATTTTTTCCTTTTAGCATTATGTATTCATCTATCTTTTTTTCTAATTAATAAAAAAAGAGTAAGTGAAGATGTTCCTGTTTTAATGAACACTAATTCTGCTCCTTTAGCCATCAATATAAAAACTTCTTTTACTAAAAGAGAAAAAATAATTTCTGCAGAAAAAGAGATAGCTTTAGCTAATAAAAGTGAAAATAAGCCAGTATTAGAAAAAATAGAGAAGCCTAAAAAAAAGATTCTAGAACCTGATATAAAAAGTAAATTAAAAAATTCTAAAAAAGAAGTAGAAACAAGAAAAAAAAATATAGAAAAAATCGAAACTAAATCAAGCAAAGAAATTAAAAAAGATAAATTACTAACTATAGAGCAAAACTCCATTGATAATAATTACCAAATTGATTTCGGAAGAAATTTTAGCATTGAAACAGATGGAATTCTTGTTGCTGAATCTTCAGATGGAATACAGTATAAAATTTTAAAACAGATTGAACCTAATTACCCTGTACAAGCAAAAAAAGTAAGATATAAAAATAAAGTTACTGTCTCTGTTAGATTTTTAGTGGGTTTAAACGGAAGTATTGAAAAAATTGATATTATTAAATCACATAAAAAATTAGGTTTTGATGATGAAGTATTAAAAGCTTTAAAACAATGGAAATTTAATCCTATATATTATAAAAACAAAAATATTAAAGTATTTTTTACAAAAGAATTTATTTTTGAATATAATTAA